The nucleotide window AAGTTAATCAAAATCCAGAATAGAGTGGTACCCTTTTCTGTCCTTTTTCACTGCTTTGGAAAACGAAAATCCCCTTATCCCGAAATCAAACATGTCAAAATAGTATATGCCAAACCTATCAACGTACTTACTGAATTCAAGAATTTTTTGATATATGTCCTCTTCACTTGAGAAGTACCATTCTATGAGATAGCCCTCAGGCTTTATTACACCGATCATTATCTCATGCTCTTTGAACTTATCTAAAAAATTCTTTGCTGAGAGATCTTGCTATTCCACAGAATCCTCTGTTGTAGGCTTCTTCATTTTACTACCGTCATAAAGCCCCTTAGTATTCCTAACTCCTTGAGCCTGTTTATCATGTACCTTATTGTTGGTCTCTTTTTTTCCCAAGGCTTCTTCTATTTCCTTCATCGGTGTTCTTGCATCTCTTTTTAGGATGTCAAGCAAGAGGGCGTAGTCATAGCTAAACTCCCACTTTCCAAACTCCAGTTTCTTTGAGGGATAAGCGTATACCTCGTAGTATTCATAATTTGGAGAATACCTTGACAGCAGTTCGTCTATTTTGTCCCTCTGCTCTAGGGGGACATACATTACTGTTGAAACCCCGTTTATAAAACCGAAAAAACGGAACTGCAACGGGAATAAAGGGATTGCGGTACATTTTGGCAATTGTGGATTTTATGTTCTTCTTGGAACCGATAGAAATGCCACGTAGCTCATGAGCCCGAGTTTAGCTATGCTTATGGAAGCGGATACAGTGAGGCTTTTAGATGCTTCGTAATATTTGTCAAAGAGCTTTTTGAGCTTTGCATAGCTGATGTTTTCTTTTTTAGCTATTGCTGTTAATGCTTTCGAGCGGGTATTTGTCCAGCAGGTTTATTTAGAAATTCAATCTCCTCTTTGTTGACTGAAATGCCACTCATCCAGTAATTAGTTTCCATAAATTATGTTATATATTTTATGCATTTGGGTTCTTGCAGACGTTTGTTCTGTTCAAGTTTTTACTACTATTAATTATGGTAACAAAATTCTGTATAGAAAAAATTTTATATTTTGTATTTAATTGGGAATAATAATGCCAAAACTATATGGGGGTGGGAGGATGGAGCAGACAAAGCCAGTATATGATATGAGTCTTAAAGTTGGTGGAGGTATAGTTGAACCATATGACAAATGGTGTGCCCAATGTTTAATAAACATCCCACTTCCATTCTGATTTTATCTTTTTTATTGTTTCATGATAGCAATATTAGGAGGTGATACAATGGAATACCCGATACTTAGGCCAGATGTTGATCTTATTGAAACCAATGCTGGAGCTATAATAAATAAAGCAAGGGAAAACAAATTCATGTTTGTCACCTATACTCAATTTGATGTCCTGCGTCTATGCACTGGAGAAAATTCTTTGGAGGATATTGTAAATCTCATCATATCTCAGAAATACGAAGTCTCAAAGGAACGAGTTAAACATGACGTTCAGAACTTCATAAGTTTTATGCATAAGAAGGGCGTGTTTATAGTAACCTTTATTAGGGTTTTTGCCGAATTCTTTCAGGTGGTTGCCGTGATCCCCAGATGGGATCACAGACTCAAAGACCCTGAAAGCGTGGCATTCACAATTCTTGACGTTTTAGCAGACTTCGAATCAGAAAGGAAAGCTGAAAGAACCCTGCCAAAATCCAAAAAATTTCCAGTAAAAACAATACTGGCAATACTCCTCTTTAAAACAATACTACAACCTACCCCTCAGAGACGCCCAGCACTACGGGCAGAAAATTCTTCGGAGCAAACATTCACTACTCAACCCTCCACAACTGGGAGAAAAAAGCTGAACCTCGAAGAACTGACAAACCACCTCCTGAAAAAACTCCAGAAATTACCCTAACGCCAGCACTCAAGCAGACTCAACCATTATCACAAATAAAAAAAGGGCAGGATAGAAGTTCAGGCAATAACGAGAATCCTGCCGGGTTTACTGTATCCGGTTGCTGTGAGGATCACAACTTCTGAGAACGAGCTGATTGAACTCCTGCCGGAGGGTTCTGGGAATTTTTATGCTGATGGGGCTTATGATTCAAAGAAAGTTCTGAACACTGTGGTGGAAAAGGGTTATCGGCCGATTGTTAAGAAAACTAAGAACCCTCCAGGTGGTTTTGGTAGTAAGAGGAGAGATAGAGTGTTTTCTGAAGAAGAGTACAGGCATAGGAATCCTCATGAGGGGTTCTGGGGTGCGTTTACAACGTGGTTTGGCAGTAGGATCCCCTGTTTTCTGAAAAAGACTACTGTAACCCGAATCCTGCTTGGGGTAATGTGTTATGGTCTGAAAATCCTCCTCAGAGTCAAATACTGTTTAAATAACAGGGGGTGAAACTAAACACGCCCTGCATAAGAATGATGTACTTACTGTATCTAAAAGAAAATTAGGGAACATTACAAAATCAAAAAAGTTTATGAAATCCAAGGAAGAAATACTCAGCGAAAGAAAAAATATCTCAAGATTCCCAACTAAGTTCTCACAACTTTCAGCACTTTGGCTAATACTTACAGAGAGATGTTCCTTAGAATGCAGTTATTGTAATATGGCATTGGAAGCAAAGTTTAAACCCGATGATGAAGTAATTATGGCAACCGGTGATGCACTGAGGCTTTTGGACGAAGCAAGAGCCCTTGGAGCAAAAATCCTTGGAATATCAGGAGGGGAGATAACGGCATATTCTGACATATTTAAGGTTATTCGCCACGCTTTTGACATAGGATACCAGCATGTTATCTTTGGAACAAAAGCCGTAGGGATAACAAAGAAATTTGCAGAGCGTCTCTATGGAAGTGGAGCAAGGAGGATTCAGATTAGTATCGATACTCTTGATCCCGAAACGTATCAAAAATTAATACTAAATGGGACATTAGAATCAGCTCTTCGTGGAATCTATAACTTAATTGATGCTGGCTTTAAGATACATGTCAGGAGTACAATAACAAAATATAACATTGATCAAATTCCTGAACTTTGGGAGTTCATGCATGATTTAGGAGCTGAAAGCATTGTTGGATTTGTCGTTTATCCAGAAGGAAGAGCAGATCGCCACTTACCTCCCTCTAAGGAACAGATTAAATGGTTAGAAAACACCATAAGGGAGAAATTCAAAGACAAAAAATTTGTACCTGAGGTTTCTTATTTCAGATGTGGAATTCCAGTAACGTGCAGTGCTGGTATACTTTCTATAGCAGCTTATCCAAATGGAAATGTTACTTTATGTGACTCTGGAAGAACACTAATGACAAAATATCCTAAAAAATACGTTTTTGGTAATTTCAAGTACCAATCTTTAAAAGAAATCTGGGAAAACAGTAAAACACTAAACAAATTTAGAAAAAGTAAATTTTTACCTCCTTGTAATGAATGTTCCTACTTATACAACTGTCTGAGAGGTTGTCCAATGATTTCTGAAATTGTTTTCGACAATCCAGAACTTGCAGATCCGAGGTGTATAATTAGATACCCCTACTCTGAGGATGGTACAAAAAGAACACCAAATGATATTTTCCTTTGGGATACGCCCAGAGGTGGTAGTGATGCCATTGTTAGAAATTAGCAACCTAAGTTTTTCCTATGATGGAAGAGACTATGCGTTGAGTGACATAAACTTAAGCACAGATATCTCCAGTGGCATACTTTCAATTCTGGGACCTAATGGGGCTGGAAAGACCACTTTAGTTAATATACTAACGACTACATTTAAACCCCAAAAAGGCATGGCTAAAATCTTCGGTCTTGATGTAGTTAAAGATAAAAAGAAAATTAGAGAAATGATATCATTATGTGCTCAAGATTTAGAGCTTGATGTTCTGCTTTCTGTCAGGACGAATTTAAAATTCTATGGTATAATACGGGGAATTCCAAAGAACGAACTTGAGAAACGCTTAGATGATATTGTTGAAATGTTTGGTTTAACTGAGCATCAGCATAAAAGAGTACTTGAACTGTCTGGAGGATTAAGACGAAGGACACAATTAGCTAGGGCTTTCTTAGATCCAAGAAGTAAATTAATATTTATAGACGAGCCAACCTTAGGACTAGATCCCATCGGGAAAAAGATTACCTGGGATCTCATTCGTGAAATGAGTAAGGAGGGATACTATTTCGTCCTAACAACTAACGACATGGCGGAAGTTGAGAGTCTATCTGATGAGATAGTTTTCATACATAAAGGAAGGATAATCCTTCATACAACTCTTAGAGAATTCAAACATGTTTATGCCGGTAAAGTCATGGTGACGTTCAAAAAGGAATTATTCCCTCAACTTATGGGAATGCTGTCTAATTATCTCAAACGCAACAACTTAGGGAAAATTATTGGAAAAGATACTGTAGAGCTGGAAGATAAATTGGCATTTTATGAACTTCTCCTGTTCTTGCGAGATATCGGTTTTGATATTACTCAAATTGTTGTTAAGGAGGAGACATTGCTTGATGGATTTATAAAGCTCATTGGGGGGATTGAAAAATGAGGCTCTATGGGTTCGTATACAGGGAGATATCATTAAAGAAAGAGGCAATAGGAGGGTTTATATCACAATTTTTAACCCCAATCCTGTACTTTCTGTTTTTTGCATCCTCATTATCGAGAACCGTGAATTTTGAGTATCATGGAAAGACCATAAGCTATCTCCTTTATGTTCTTCCAGGTATTATTGCAATTCAAATATTTTATTCTTATCCTGTTGTTAGCTCGACAACATTTAATGATGTTAGATTTGGGATAATACGAACATCCCTTCTCGGAGGGGGAAGTTTGAGTGGTTATATTCTTGCGAAGGTATTAGTGGAGAGCACTGTAGTTATCTTGGTGTCCTTATTCCTGGTGTTTGTGGGAGTTCTGTTCCTTAATTTGTATCTATCTTCTGCAACGTTGCTTCAATTTGTACTCTATTTGTTAGTCTCAACGGTGTTTTGGATAAGCATGGGCATAATAATTGGGGTAAAGATGAGAGGGGAATTAACAAGAAACATGCTTTTTGCTCTACTTAATCTGCCAACAATCTTCACTGCTCCTGTATTTTATCTCAAAGGCTCTGCTCCTATGTGGATAGAATTTTTAGGAAAAATTAACCCATTGACATATCACGTCGTTGGCCTTCGAGAGATCCTATTACTCGGTGGGGCTCCTGTTGAGTTCTGGATAATCTCTTTGCTCTTAGGTATGGGGTCTGTTGCAGTATCAATAAAATTAACATCTGAAGTTGCTCCAAAATGAGTTTTTTATTTTTATTTAGCATTCTTCAGGTTGGCACTTTGGTGTCCAAGGGAGACAACCCTTAAATAGCTCCATCCAAGATTTCTATTTTGGTGATGTCAAATGCCAAGAATAGGAATTATTGGTGGATCCGGTGTTTATGGTGTATTTGAGCCAAAAGAGACAGTAAAAGTGCACACACCATATGGAAGGCCCTCGGCTCCAGTGGAAATAGGAGAGATAGAGGGTGTGGAAGTTGCATTTATTCCCAGACATGGAAAGAATCACGAGTTCCCTCCACACGAAGTTCCATACAGGGCAAACATTTGGGCCCTTAAAGAAGTAGGGGTTGAGAGAATCATTGGTATTACTGCGGTTGGTTCTCTTAGAGAAGAATACAAACCGGGAGACATCGTTATAACAGACCAGTTTATAGACTTCACAAAGAAGAGAGACTACACTTTCTACAACGGCCCAAGGGTTGCTCATGTTTCAATGGCAGATCCCTTCTGTCCGGAGATGAGGAAAATCTTCTACGAAACTGCCAGAGAATTAAACATCCCGGTGCACGAAAAAGGGACTTATGTATGTATTGAGGGACCAAGGTTCTCCACAAGGGCAGAATCGATGATGTTCAGAAACTATGCCCACATAATTGGAATGACCCTTGTTCCAGAGGTAAACTTGGCCAGAGAGCTCGGAATGTGCTACGTCAACATTGCGGCAATTACCGACTACGACGTCTGGGCAGAGAAGCCAGTTGACGCTCAAGAAGTGCTCAAGGTCATGCACGAAAACAATGAGAAGATAAGGAAGCTCTTAAAAGTCGGTGTTCCAAGGATCCCCCAAGAAAGGAAGTGCGGCTGTGCTGATGTCCTCAAGACGATGTTCGTTTGAATCCAACATTTTTATAACCCTCTCTTCTACATTTTGTGGGTGGTTCCATGAGCATCCTCATAAAGAATGGCTACGTGATCTATGGTGAGAATCTTGACGTTATCAAGGCCGATGTTTACATTGAAGGGAACAGAATTTCCAAAGTTGGGAAAAACCTCAATATCGGGGCGGATTATGTAATTGACGCTAGGGGAAAAGTCATTTCTCCGGGATTTATAAACGCTCACACACACTCCCCAATGGTTCTCCTGAGGGGTCTTGCTGATGACCTGCCCCTTATGGAATGGCTTCAGAGCTACGTCTGGCCAATGGAAAGAAAGCTCAAGCCGGAACATATTTACTGGGGTGCCCTCCTCGGGATTATTGAGATGATAAAGAGTGGAACAACAGCTTTTGTTGACATGTATTTCCACATGGAAGGGGTTGCAAAGGCCTCTGAGGAGGCTGGAATAAGAGCTTATCTGAGCTACGGCATGGTGGATCTTGGAGATGAAGAAAAGAGGAATGCTGAGATCAAAGAAACTCTCAAACTCTTGGAGTTTATCGAGAAGTTAGATTCTTCAAGGATAGAGTTCTTCTTTGGGCCCCACGCTCCTTACACCTGCTCTCCAGAGCTTTTGAAATGGGTCAGAGAAAAAGCCGATGAAAGTAAAAAGAGAATAACGATACACATAAACGAAACAAAAGATGAGGTAAAACAGATAAAGGAAAAATACGGTAAAACTCCAGTAGAGTTTTTGGACGAGTTGGGTTTCTTGAAAAGCGATGTCACAGCGGCCCATGGAGTATGGTTAACTGACAAGGAGATTGAAATTCTAGCCAAAAGGAAAGTTACGATAGTTCACAATCCTGCAAGCAACATGAAGCTTGGCAGTGGGGTAATGCCCTTGGAGAAGCTCCTTAGAGCCGGAGTTAACATAGCACTGGGCACGGATGGAGCTGCAAGCAACAACAACTTGGACATGATAGAGGAGATGAAACTAGTTTCTCTCCTCCACAAGGTTCACAATTTAAACCCAACCCTTGCCGATGCAAGAACAGTTTTTAAGATGGCTACCCAAAACGGAGCGAAAGCCCTCAATTTGGACGCTGGAGCCATAAAGGAAGGGGCTCTTGCAGATATTGTCGTTATTGATTTTAATAAGCCTCACCTAAGGCCGATAACCAACATAATTTCCCATATAGTGTATTCCGCCAATGGGAACGATGTTGAGACAACTATAATAGATGGGGAAATAGTCATGCTCGACGGAGAAGTTTTGACCATTGATGAAGAAAAAGCTTTGGATAAGGTTCAGAAGATAGTCGATGAGCTTCGCTAACCTTTTATCTTTTTGGTGCATATTTTTATGCGGTGGGCATTATGGAGCTGAATTTTGGGTCTCTCACATTTAAAGTTGCCCAAGGAGATATAACCCGCTTTCCGGCTGAGGCAATTGTCAATGCTGCGAACAAATATCTCGAACACGGTGGTGGGGTTGCCTACGCAATAGCAAAAGTGGCTGCTGGGGATGTTAGAGAATACATAAGGATAAGCAAAGAAGCCATGAAAGAGCAGATTGGAAGAAACTGGATCGAGCATGGGGAAGTTGTTGTAACACCTGCAATGAAAATGGAGCAGTATGGCATAAAGTACGTCATCCACACCGTTGGGCCTTACTGTGGTGGTAAATGGGATGAGGATAAGAAGGAAAAGCTCAAGAAGGCTATTCTCGGGGCGCTGAGGAAGGCGGAAGAGTTGGGGGTCAAGAGCATAGCCTTCCCGGCTATAAGTGCTGGCATCTATGGCTGTCCCTTTGAAGAGGTTGTGAAGACTTTTGTCGAGATGGTAAAGGAGTTTTCGGAAGAAGCGAAAAGCGTTAAGGAAGTTTATCTGGTGCTGTACTCTAAGAAGGATTACGAGAGGGCTTTGAAGACTTTGACGGTTTAATGTCTCTTGCTGATAAATCTAATTCTGCCGAACTAACTACTTGACTTCTTTTCCAACTTGTTTTGATTATTTGTTTGATTTAATTTGTTGAATACTTTAAACAAACTTATAGTAATAGAAAAATTTTTATAACAAGTAGCATTATCTATCAGTGGTGATACCACATGGCAAACTTTGGATTATGGTGGGTCAAGTGGAATGGAGGTGAATACGAGTCAAGAATGATAAAAGGAAGAGATGAAAATTGGCAGGGTATCCCTGCAACCATTGATAACTTTAAAGAGTTGGGGTTCAATTATGCAGTAGTTCTTGACGGTGAAGGGAAGGGCACTCCACAACAAGGATATTCATATAATGATGGATATTATGATGGAAACAAGTTTGGAAGCTGGTTAAACAGACATTTCGAGGGTGCTATTGACTATTTTGCTTCTATCCCCATATTGAATAATACAAATATCTCCAGCAAGGGTGTTAGAGGAGTGTCCTACTGGAAAGGATGGATTGATGGAGTTTTAGATTCGACTGGAGGAAATTTAAAGGGATTTTACTGGAGCCTAGAGGATGCATGGCAAGTGAGCGATGGGACAGTGTATGAGGAAGACATTGAAGAAATATCAGCTTATGTGAGAAACTTAAACAAG belongs to Thermococcus bergensis and includes:
- a CDS encoding PqqD family protein; amino-acid sequence: MEYPILRPDVDLIETNAGAIINKARENKFMFVTYTQFDVLRLCTGENSLEDIVNLIISQKYEVSKERVKHDVQNFISFMHKKGVFIVTFIRVFAEFFQVVAVIPRWDHRLKDPESVAFTILDVLADFESERKAERTLPKSKKFPVKTILAILLFKTILQPTPQRRPALRAENSSEQTFTTQPSTTGRKKLNLEELTNHLLKKLQKLP
- a CDS encoding radical SAM/SPASM domain-containing protein, producing the protein MKSKEEILSERKNISRFPTKFSQLSALWLILTERCSLECSYCNMALEAKFKPDDEVIMATGDALRLLDEARALGAKILGISGGEITAYSDIFKVIRHAFDIGYQHVIFGTKAVGITKKFAERLYGSGARRIQISIDTLDPETYQKLILNGTLESALRGIYNLIDAGFKIHVRSTITKYNIDQIPELWEFMHDLGAESIVGFVVYPEGRADRHLPPSKEQIKWLENTIREKFKDKKFVPEVSYFRCGIPVTCSAGILSIAAYPNGNVTLCDSGRTLMTKYPKKYVFGNFKYQSLKEIWENSKTLNKFRKSKFLPPCNECSYLYNCLRGCPMISEIVFDNPELADPRCIIRYPYSEDGTKRTPNDIFLWDTPRGGSDAIVRN
- a CDS encoding ABC transporter ATP-binding protein, whose translation is MPLLEISNLSFSYDGRDYALSDINLSTDISSGILSILGPNGAGKTTLVNILTTTFKPQKGMAKIFGLDVVKDKKKIREMISLCAQDLELDVLLSVRTNLKFYGIIRGIPKNELEKRLDDIVEMFGLTEHQHKRVLELSGGLRRRTQLARAFLDPRSKLIFIDEPTLGLDPIGKKITWDLIREMSKEGYYFVLTTNDMAEVESLSDEIVFIHKGRIILHTTLREFKHVYAGKVMVTFKKELFPQLMGMLSNYLKRNNLGKIIGKDTVELEDKLAFYELLLFLRDIGFDITQIVVKEETLLDGFIKLIGGIEK
- a CDS encoding ABC transporter permease: MRLYGFVYREISLKKEAIGGFISQFLTPILYFLFFASSLSRTVNFEYHGKTISYLLYVLPGIIAIQIFYSYPVVSSTTFNDVRFGIIRTSLLGGGSLSGYILAKVLVESTVVILVSLFLVFVGVLFLNLYLSSATLLQFVLYLLVSTVFWISMGIIIGVKMRGELTRNMLFALLNLPTIFTAPVFYLKGSAPMWIEFLGKINPLTYHVVGLREILLLGGAPVEFWIISLLLGMGSVAVSIKLTSEVAPK
- a CDS encoding S-methyl-5'-thioadenosine phosphorylase produces the protein MPRIGIIGGSGVYGVFEPKETVKVHTPYGRPSAPVEIGEIEGVEVAFIPRHGKNHEFPPHEVPYRANIWALKEVGVERIIGITAVGSLREEYKPGDIVITDQFIDFTKKRDYTFYNGPRVAHVSMADPFCPEMRKIFYETARELNIPVHEKGTYVCIEGPRFSTRAESMMFRNYAHIIGMTLVPEVNLARELGMCYVNIAAITDYDVWAEKPVDAQEVLKVMHENNEKIRKLLKVGVPRIPQERKCGCADVLKTMFV
- a CDS encoding amidohydrolase family protein; its protein translation is MSILIKNGYVIYGENLDVIKADVYIEGNRISKVGKNLNIGADYVIDARGKVISPGFINAHTHSPMVLLRGLADDLPLMEWLQSYVWPMERKLKPEHIYWGALLGIIEMIKSGTTAFVDMYFHMEGVAKASEEAGIRAYLSYGMVDLGDEEKRNAEIKETLKLLEFIEKLDSSRIEFFFGPHAPYTCSPELLKWVREKADESKKRITIHINETKDEVKQIKEKYGKTPVEFLDELGFLKSDVTAAHGVWLTDKEIEILAKRKVTIVHNPASNMKLGSGVMPLEKLLRAGVNIALGTDGAASNNNLDMIEEMKLVSLLHKVHNLNPTLADARTVFKMATQNGAKALNLDAGAIKEGALADIVVIDFNKPHLRPITNIISHIVYSANGNDVETTIIDGEIVMLDGEVLTIDEEKALDKVQKIVDELR
- a CDS encoding [protein ADP-ribosylglutamate] hydrolase — encoded protein: MELNFGSLTFKVAQGDITRFPAEAIVNAANKYLEHGGGVAYAIAKVAAGDVREYIRISKEAMKEQIGRNWIEHGEVVVTPAMKMEQYGIKYVIHTVGPYCGGKWDEDKKEKLKKAILGALRKAEELGVKSIAFPAISAGIYGCPFEEVVKTFVEMVKEFSEEAKSVKEVYLVLYSKKDYERALKTLTV